In a genomic window of Corynebacterium coyleae:
- a CDS encoding glycosyltransferase family 4 protein: MNPNFDLPLPRSIIAPSYSDDDLVTRLYLENEYLKSHRKTFTVGPGLELPSGELLESEERYCFTRQFLRETSKQEMGQRHLVIANEYPSKEKRYANGFVHRRVKFYQEAGLEVDVVAFGKRVRPDVYDFDGVKVLAGYVNELAGLISTREYASVSVHFPNSEMWKVLKGNIRDSANLIFYIHGYEARNWSRLPYGIRDVAMLNARIERSLRTEDVWKEIVNSNVDRFIFVSDWWREAAMDDLGVYFGSENSEVIHNFVDTRIFDYEKKDPQQRFKLLWVRSANAHNYGADIAAEFLRQLKLTPVWADLEVLIVGDGQYFNEFDEFRDDEVVTVRRDFIKQEEIADLHKRFGMFIVPTRFDTQGVSRDEAMSSGLVPITCPVTAVPEFADSSCSILFAEDEVETAVEEYLRVARDPELFSAMSRAAAQRSADLNGAEATVAREIELMTR, translated from the coding sequence ATGAACCCGAACTTCGACCTCCCACTCCCTCGGTCGATAATTGCCCCTAGTTACTCAGACGATGATCTCGTCACGAGACTCTATCTAGAAAACGAGTACTTAAAATCCCACCGTAAGACCTTTACGGTGGGGCCAGGCCTTGAATTGCCCTCCGGAGAGCTCTTGGAGAGCGAAGAGCGATACTGCTTTACTCGACAATTTCTTCGTGAAACCTCGAAACAGGAGATGGGACAACGCCATCTTGTTATCGCAAACGAGTACCCGTCGAAGGAGAAGCGGTACGCCAATGGTTTTGTGCATCGCCGCGTAAAATTTTATCAAGAAGCGGGGTTGGAAGTCGACGTCGTTGCTTTTGGCAAACGTGTTCGACCAGACGTGTACGATTTTGACGGAGTGAAAGTACTTGCCGGATACGTCAACGAACTAGCCGGCCTCATTTCCACCCGTGAATACGCATCTGTGAGTGTCCATTTCCCAAACTCCGAGATGTGGAAAGTTCTCAAGGGAAACATCCGCGATTCGGCGAACCTAATTTTCTATATTCACGGATACGAGGCTAGGAATTGGTCCAGGTTGCCCTACGGGATCCGTGATGTCGCCATGCTGAATGCTCGAATTGAGCGCAGTCTCCGGACTGAGGATGTATGGAAAGAAATCGTCAACTCAAACGTAGACAGGTTTATTTTCGTATCGGACTGGTGGCGTGAAGCTGCCATGGATGACCTGGGCGTGTACTTCGGCTCAGAAAACAGCGAAGTTATTCACAACTTTGTCGACACGCGGATTTTCGACTACGAGAAGAAGGATCCCCAGCAACGATTCAAGTTGCTTTGGGTCCGTAGTGCTAACGCCCACAACTACGGTGCGGACATCGCCGCCGAGTTCCTACGCCAGCTGAAACTGACCCCTGTCTGGGCAGATCTTGAAGTTCTGATCGTGGGAGATGGTCAGTACTTCAACGAATTCGATGAATTTCGTGACGATGAAGTTGTTACCGTGCGACGGGATTTCATTAAACAAGAGGAGATTGCGGATCTTCACAAGAGATTTGGCATGTTTATCGTCCCCACGAGATTCGATACTCAGGGCGTTTCACGTGACGAGGCAATGTCGTCTGGTCTTGTGCCCATTACTTGCCCGGTGACTGCGGTTCCCGAGTTTGCTGATAGCAGCTGCTCTATTCTCTTTGCGGAGGACGAAGTGGAAACGGCGGTTGAGGAGTACTTGCGTGTTGCTAGAGATCCAGAATTATTCTCGGCCATGTCTCGTGCCGCTGCCCAACGAAGCGCAGATTTAAATGGTGCGGAGGCAACGGTAGCTCGCGAAATCGAATTAATGACGCGCTGA
- a CDS encoding nucleotide sugar dehydrogenase: protein MKKVAVVALGKIGLPLAVQFARSGFEVAGVDVNAETVDKVNAGIAPFPGEAHLEEYLAEVVNSGHLRATTDYGAAIPDADVIVLVVPLFVDEETWQPDFGWMDSATQSLAEHLTPGTLISYETTLPVGTTRNRWKPMIEKISGLKEGHDFHLVFSPERVLTGRVFEDLRRYPKLIGGLSEEGADLARQFYAGALQFDERDDLPRENGVWDLGSAEASELAKLAETTYRDVNIGLANQFAVYADKEGIDVNSVIDACNSQPFSHIHRPGIAVGGHCIPVYPRLYLSTDPDASIVRESRLFNAGMPEYCVQTLEKESGALNGQTVVVFGASYRGGVKETAFSGVFATVGALQSRGAIVKVHDPMYSDDELRNFGWEPFHLGEQAGAAIIQADHAEYRELSPSDIPGVKVLFDGRNVTQPQKWDGVARLTIG from the coding sequence ATGAAAAAAGTTGCAGTTGTCGCGCTTGGAAAGATCGGCCTTCCGCTGGCCGTTCAGTTCGCGCGATCCGGATTCGAAGTTGCTGGCGTCGATGTGAACGCGGAGACAGTCGATAAGGTGAACGCTGGCATCGCTCCTTTCCCCGGAGAAGCTCACCTTGAGGAGTATCTTGCGGAGGTTGTGAACAGTGGCCATCTTAGGGCTACCACAGACTATGGCGCAGCCATTCCTGATGCTGATGTCATCGTCCTGGTAGTACCCCTCTTTGTTGACGAGGAGACGTGGCAGCCTGACTTTGGGTGGATGGATTCAGCAACGCAGTCCTTGGCGGAGCACCTCACGCCGGGAACCCTTATTTCGTATGAGACCACTCTTCCAGTTGGTACAACCCGTAACCGGTGGAAGCCAATGATCGAAAAGATCAGTGGCCTTAAAGAGGGGCACGACTTCCACTTGGTATTTAGCCCAGAGCGAGTATTGACTGGGCGAGTCTTTGAGGATTTGCGCCGGTATCCGAAACTGATAGGTGGGCTCTCTGAGGAAGGTGCTGATCTTGCCCGACAGTTCTACGCGGGTGCATTACAGTTTGATGAGCGCGATGATCTACCGAGGGAAAACGGGGTATGGGACCTAGGGTCTGCTGAGGCGTCGGAGCTGGCGAAGCTCGCCGAGACAACATATCGGGATGTGAATATTGGATTGGCAAACCAGTTCGCTGTTTACGCTGATAAGGAAGGAATCGATGTAAATTCTGTTATCGACGCTTGTAATTCACAGCCCTTCAGCCACATCCATCGTCCTGGAATCGCAGTAGGTGGCCACTGCATCCCAGTTTATCCGCGACTGTACCTATCCACCGATCCCGATGCCTCGATAGTGCGCGAGTCCAGACTCTTCAACGCAGGAATGCCCGAGTACTGTGTTCAGACACTGGAGAAGGAATCTGGGGCTCTCAACGGCCAGACAGTCGTGGTGTTTGGTGCGTCATACCGAGGTGGGGTCAAGGAAACCGCGTTCTCCGGCGTTTTCGCCACAGTTGGAGCCCTTCAGAGCCGGGGTGCCATCGTCAAGGTTCATGATCCGATGTATTCCGATGATGAACTGCGTAACTTTGGGTGGGAGCCGTTCCACCTTGGAGAGCAGGCGGGCGCAGCCATTATTCAGGCCGACCACGCCGAGTACCGTGAACTGAGTCCGAGCGATATCCCTGGTGTGAAGGTCCTCTTTGACGGCAGGAACGTCACCCAGCCCCAGAAATGGGATGGAGTTGCACGGCTGACTATCGGATAG